The following coding sequences are from one Collimonas arenae window:
- the prfA gene encoding peptide chain release factor 1, whose product MKPSMLAKLDQLANRLVEVNDLLNQEEATANMDSYRKLTREHAELGPLVELYQAYQQANADIEAAQEMQSDPDMKEFAQDEIQAAKARMEQLEGDLQKMLLPKDPNDERNIFLEIRAGTGGDESALFAGDLLRMYTRFAERNRWQVEMVSESPSEIGGYKEVIVRVIGFGAYSKLKFESGGHRVQRVPATETQGRIHTSACTVAIMPEADEVGDVEINPADIRIDTYRASGAGGQHINKTDSAVRITHIPTGIVVECQDDRSQHKNKASALKVLAARIKDGQLREQQSKEAATRKSLIGSGDRSERIRTYNFPQGRMTDHRINLTLYKLDFIMDGDLQELTNALAAEHQADLLAALGDAI is encoded by the coding sequence ATGAAACCATCCATGCTCGCCAAGCTCGACCAACTCGCCAATCGCCTGGTCGAAGTCAACGATCTGCTCAACCAGGAAGAAGCTACCGCCAACATGGACAGTTATCGCAAGCTGACCCGTGAACATGCGGAGCTTGGTCCGCTGGTGGAGTTGTACCAGGCCTACCAGCAGGCCAATGCTGATATCGAGGCGGCCCAGGAAATGCAGTCAGATCCAGACATGAAGGAATTCGCCCAGGATGAAATCCAGGCCGCCAAGGCGCGCATGGAGCAGTTGGAAGGCGATCTGCAAAAGATGCTGCTGCCGAAGGATCCCAACGACGAACGCAATATTTTCCTGGAAATCCGCGCCGGCACCGGTGGCGACGAATCGGCGCTGTTTGCCGGCGACTTGCTGCGCATGTACACGCGCTTCGCCGAACGTAACCGCTGGCAAGTGGAAATGGTGTCCGAATCGCCATCGGAAATTGGCGGCTACAAGGAAGTCATCGTGCGCGTGATCGGCTTCGGCGCCTATTCCAAGCTGAAGTTCGAATCCGGCGGCCACCGCGTGCAGCGGGTGCCTGCTACCGAAACCCAGGGCCGCATCCATACTTCTGCATGCACAGTGGCGATCATGCCGGAAGCTGACGAAGTGGGCGATGTCGAGATCAATCCAGCCGACATCCGCATCGATACCTACCGCGCCTCCGGCGCTGGCGGCCAGCACATCAACAAGACCGATTCGGCGGTGCGTATCACGCACATCCCGACCGGCATCGTGGTCGAATGCCAGGACGACCGCAGCCAGCACAAGAACAAGGCGTCGGCATTGAAAGTGCTGGCGGCGCGCATCAAGGATGGCCAGCTGCGCGAACAACAATCGAAGGAAGCGGCGACCCGCAAATCGCTGATCGGCTCGGGCGACCGCAGTGAACGGATCCGCACCTACAATTTCCCGCAAGGCCGTATGACCGACCATCGCATCAACCTGACTTTGTACAAGCTCGATTTCATCATGGACGGCGACCTGCAGGAATTGACCAATGCATTGGCCGCGGAACACCAGGCCGACCTGCTGGCCGCGCTTGGCGACGCCATCTGA
- the minC gene encoding septum site-determining protein MinC codes for MVAVSAILHDADPMALEAALQEMTGGVADFFDNEFAVIDVSGLPPDRTSIDWPQLIGLLKKYQLNAVAVRNAPAEMEAGIIASGLSIDNVSVARQEAPAPAPAPAPAPVAQKVAASTMIIDTPIRAGQRIYARDADLVITATVNNGAEIIADGSIHVYAPLRGRALAGASGDTSARIFAASMEAELVSIAGIYRTFENGLPPEQKGQPAQIRLSGDRIDVLSLNSASRN; via the coding sequence GTGGTGGCCGTCTCTGCCATCTTGCACGATGCAGATCCGATGGCCTTGGAAGCAGCGCTCCAGGAAATGACCGGCGGCGTCGCCGATTTCTTCGACAACGAATTCGCCGTCATTGACGTTAGCGGATTACCACCCGACCGCACCAGCATCGATTGGCCGCAATTGATCGGGCTGCTCAAGAAGTACCAATTGAATGCAGTCGCGGTACGCAATGCGCCGGCCGAAATGGAGGCCGGCATCATCGCCAGCGGCCTCAGCATCGACAACGTCAGTGTCGCTCGCCAGGAAGCGCCGGCGCCGGCGCCCGCTCCCGCGCCAGCCCCGGTCGCACAGAAAGTTGCCGCCAGCACCATGATCATCGACACGCCGATACGCGCCGGGCAACGCATTTACGCACGCGACGCCGATCTGGTGATCACCGCGACAGTCAACAATGGCGCCGAAATCATCGCCGACGGCAGCATCCACGTCTACGCGCCGTTGCGCGGACGGGCGCTGGCTGGCGCCAGCGGCGACACGTCGGCGCGTATTTTTGCGGCCAGCATGGAAGCAGAACTGGTATCGATTGCCGGCATTTATCGCACCTTTGAAAACGGCTTGCCGCCGGAACAGAAGGGGCAGCCGGCACAAATTCGCTTGAGCGGCGACCGGATTGACGTACTATCGCTCAATTCTGCATCACGCAATTAA
- a CDS encoding CHASE2 domain-containing protein: protein MIKQVIPLLRRVAFRQWMAIAILMLMVAGGMGYMNGLGRLDRTLYDQFMRADSRPARDDIIIVAIDDYSISKLGRWPWERSLHAKLLNRIMRANPLAIGLDVIMPEAEHDQSPGQRADDRALTKALAASKLTVLPIVVASAGPGLKALPPMPDFLNAARGVGHIHLELDPDGVVRSVFLQEGQDDKWWPHFAVSLANVAGQKITDTNGNLPGARMAPIPAGSEASPHDSWQRDYQIQIPFAGGSGHFRSVPYAAVLRGDVPDQFFTGKYVLIGATAIGMADTFPTPVSGTSGVMPGIEINANILAGLLDHKSISIARPLQTALFSIVPVLIALSSYLLWTPRISLLITAALMVLTMAVSYLLLTLGIWIAPTAALIALAIAHPLWSWIRLESAISYLGQEFMLLDQEPHLLPEVNTERAPQQVEDLLEQRINAMRVAARRVRDLRQFISDSLNSLPDATLITTIDGHVLVSNQFARDYFAAAGIRNIDGALLPYLFSNMSTPQATNTSANHTFSWWDLIDLEHVSTLTSGTSVQDQQGVTC, encoded by the coding sequence ATGATCAAGCAAGTCATTCCACTCCTGCGACGGGTGGCGTTTCGCCAATGGATGGCGATTGCCATCCTGATGCTGATGGTGGCGGGCGGCATGGGCTACATGAACGGCCTCGGCCGCCTCGACAGAACCTTGTACGACCAGTTCATGCGCGCCGATTCACGACCGGCACGGGACGATATCATCATCGTCGCCATCGACGATTACAGCATCAGCAAACTGGGCCGCTGGCCGTGGGAACGCAGCCTGCATGCCAAGCTGCTGAACCGGATCATGCGCGCCAATCCGTTGGCGATCGGCCTCGACGTCATCATGCCGGAAGCCGAGCACGACCAATCGCCCGGCCAGCGCGCCGACGACCGCGCACTGACCAAAGCGCTTGCAGCCAGCAAACTGACCGTACTGCCGATCGTGGTCGCGAGCGCCGGTCCTGGTCTCAAGGCCTTGCCGCCAATGCCGGACTTCCTCAACGCGGCACGCGGCGTCGGCCATATTCATCTAGAACTCGATCCGGACGGCGTGGTACGCAGCGTGTTCCTGCAAGAAGGCCAGGACGACAAATGGTGGCCGCATTTTGCCGTGTCGCTAGCGAACGTGGCCGGCCAAAAAATCACCGATACCAACGGCAACTTGCCCGGAGCACGTATGGCCCCTATCCCGGCCGGCAGCGAAGCCAGCCCCCACGACAGTTGGCAGCGCGACTATCAGATCCAGATTCCGTTTGCCGGCGGCAGCGGCCATTTCCGCTCGGTGCCGTATGCTGCGGTGTTGCGCGGCGATGTCCCAGATCAATTCTTCACCGGTAAATATGTGCTGATCGGCGCCACCGCGATCGGCATGGCGGACACTTTCCCGACACCGGTGTCGGGTACCTCCGGCGTCATGCCCGGCATCGAAATCAACGCCAACATCCTGGCCGGGCTGCTCGACCACAAATCGATCAGCATCGCGCGTCCATTACAAACCGCGCTATTCAGCATCGTGCCGGTATTGATCGCGCTGTCGAGCTATCTGCTGTGGACGCCGCGTATCTCGCTGCTTATCACCGCCGCTCTGATGGTGCTGACGATGGCCGTCAGCTATTTGCTGCTGACGCTGGGGATATGGATTGCACCGACCGCGGCCCTGATCGCGCTGGCGATTGCCCATCCGTTATGGAGCTGGATCCGCCTGGAATCGGCGATTTCCTATCTCGGCCAGGAATTCATGCTGCTCGACCAGGAGCCGCACCTGCTGCCGGAAGTGAATACTGAACGGGCGCCGCAGCAGGTCGAAGACCTGCTTGAGCAACGTATCAACGCCATGCGGGTCGCCGCGCGCCGTGTGCGGGATTTGCGCCAATTCATTTCCGACAGCCTCAACAGCCTGCCCGACGCAACCCTGATCACCACGATCGACGGCCATGTGCTGGTATCGAACCAGTTCGCCCGCGATTACTTCGCTGCGGCCGGCATCCGCAATATCGACGGCGCGCTACTGCCTTATCTGTTTTCCAACATGAGCACGCCGCAGGCGACCAACACCTCGGCCAACCACACATTCAGCTGGTGGGACCTGATCGACCTGGAGCACGTCTCCACGCTCACCAGCGGCACGTCGGTGCAAGACCAGCAGGGCGTGACCTGCTGA
- the minD gene encoding septum site-determining protein MinD has protein sequence MAKIIVVTSGKGGVGKTTSSASFASGLAMRGHKTAVLDFDVGLRNLDLIMGCERRVVYDLINVVNKEATLTQALIKDKHCDNLFILPASQTRDKDALTEEGVEAVLNDLIKMDFEFIICDSPAGIERGAVMALTFADEAIVVTNPEVSSVRDSDRILGIIQAKSRRAQNGGEPVKEHLLITRYSPKRVEAGEMLSYTDVQDILRIPLIGIIPESESVLHASNQGNPAIHIKGSDVALAYEDVVSRFLGEEVTLRFTSYEKPGFLHRIFGGK, from the coding sequence GTGGCAAAAATCATCGTTGTTACGTCCGGCAAAGGCGGAGTTGGCAAGACCACCTCCAGCGCAAGTTTTGCATCGGGTCTGGCCATGCGCGGCCACAAGACTGCGGTACTCGATTTCGATGTCGGCCTGCGTAACCTGGACCTGATCATGGGTTGTGAGCGCCGCGTCGTATATGACCTGATTAATGTCGTCAACAAGGAAGCCACGCTGACCCAGGCCCTGATCAAGGACAAGCATTGCGACAACCTGTTCATCCTGCCCGCATCGCAAACCCGCGACAAGGATGCGCTGACCGAAGAAGGCGTCGAAGCTGTCCTCAACGATCTCATCAAGATGGATTTCGAATTCATCATCTGTGATTCGCCGGCCGGCATCGAGCGCGGTGCGGTGATGGCGCTGACCTTTGCCGATGAGGCGATCGTGGTGACCAACCCGGAAGTCTCATCGGTACGCGATTCCGACCGCATCCTTGGCATCATTCAGGCCAAGTCGCGCCGCGCACAAAATGGCGGAGAGCCGGTCAAGGAACATCTACTGATCACCCGTTATTCACCGAAACGCGTCGAAGCTGGCGAAATGCTCTCGTATACCGATGTCCAGGACATCCTGCGCATCCCGTTGATCGGCATCATTCCTGAATCGGAATCCGTCTTGCACGCCTCTAACCAGGGCAATCCGGCAATCCACATCAAGGGCAGCGATGTGGCATTAGCCTACGAAGACGTCGTCTCGCGCTTCCTCGGCGAAGAGGTCACCCTGCGTTTCACTTCCTACGAGAAACCGGGTTTCCTGCACCGCATCTTTGGAGGGAAATAA
- the hemA gene encoding glutamyl-tRNA reductase yields the protein MHLLTVGLNHTTAPVSLREKVAFPADQIGQAVMAARAWFSGGNAVNMSDEAAILSTCNRTELYAAGDLQNGAGAAIDAAIDSTAHFLAHYHQLPYADLRPHLYTLPQDNAVRHAFRVASGLDSMVLGEAQILGQMKDAVRHAEAAGGLGTYLHQLFQRTFAVAKEVRSTTEIGAHSVSMAAAAVRMSERIFDTVAGQHVLFIGAGEMIELCATHFAAQNPKSLTVANRTLERAELLAHRFSGQAMRLADLPNQLGNYDIIVSSTASSLPIIGLGMVERAVKARRHKPMFMLDLAVPRDIETEIGRLDDIFLYTVDDLGSVVQTGMENRQAAVAQAEAIIETRVQSFMHWVDNRAVVPVIQDLQESSEAMRRMELERARKMLAKGEDIEVVLEALSKGLTAKFMHGPQQALHNAHGDERARLATLLPQLFRTKR from the coding sequence ATGCACCTGCTGACCGTCGGACTCAACCACACCACCGCGCCTGTTTCCTTGCGCGAAAAGGTGGCATTCCCGGCCGACCAGATCGGCCAGGCAGTGATGGCGGCGCGCGCCTGGTTCAGCGGCGGCAATGCGGTCAACATGTCGGATGAAGCAGCGATCCTGTCGACCTGTAACCGCACCGAACTGTACGCCGCGGGCGATTTGCAGAACGGCGCCGGTGCCGCAATTGACGCCGCAATCGACTCGACTGCACATTTCCTGGCCCATTATCATCAGCTTCCCTACGCCGACCTGCGTCCGCATCTGTACACATTGCCGCAAGATAATGCGGTACGCCATGCGTTCCGCGTTGCTTCGGGACTTGATTCAATGGTGCTGGGTGAAGCGCAGATCCTCGGCCAGATGAAGGACGCCGTGCGTCACGCGGAAGCGGCGGGCGGGCTCGGCACCTATCTGCATCAATTATTCCAGCGCACGTTCGCAGTCGCCAAGGAAGTGCGCAGCACCACCGAAATCGGCGCCCACAGCGTTTCAATGGCAGCCGCAGCCGTGCGGATGTCGGAACGAATTTTCGATACCGTCGCCGGCCAGCACGTGCTGTTCATCGGCGCTGGTGAAATGATCGAATTGTGCGCCACGCACTTTGCTGCGCAAAATCCGAAATCCCTGACGGTCGCCAACCGCACCCTGGAACGCGCCGAACTGCTGGCGCACCGCTTCAGTGGCCAGGCCATGCGGCTGGCCGATCTGCCGAACCAACTGGGCAACTACGACATCATCGTCTCCAGCACCGCATCGAGCCTGCCGATCATCGGTCTCGGCATGGTCGAGCGCGCCGTCAAGGCGCGCCGCCACAAACCGATGTTCATGCTCGACCTGGCGGTGCCGCGCGATATCGAAACCGAAATCGGCCGCCTTGACGACATCTTTCTCTACACCGTCGACGATCTCGGTTCGGTGGTGCAGACCGGCATGGAAAACCGCCAGGCTGCTGTCGCACAAGCCGAAGCCATCATCGAAACCCGCGTGCAGTCGTTCATGCATTGGGTCGACAACCGCGCCGTTGTACCAGTGATCCAGGACTTGCAGGAATCCAGCGAGGCGATGCGTCGCATGGAGCTGGAACGTGCGCGCAAGATGCTGGCCAAGGGCGAAGACATCGAAGTCGTGCTGGAAGCACTCTCCAAAGGCCTAACCGCCAAATTCATGCATGGCCCGCAACAGGCCCTGCACAACGCTCACGGCGACGAACGCGCGCGCCTGGCGACCCTGCTGCCGCAACTGTTTCGCACCAAACGTTAG
- the prmC gene encoding peptide chain release factor N(5)-glutamine methyltransferase, whose translation MTGTSNTSAAIIEAGSSIATVLKQSPLPPLESRILLMHALQLTRIQLITRDERCIDTEQAQQLSDLFRRRQLGEPIAYLVGHREFYGLQLEVTPDVLIPRPETELLVDLALQQLPADADAPLRVLDLGTGSGAIAIAIAHSRPGLQVTALDVSAASLAVAQRNAARHLARGMSPLELLQSDWYAALGQHRFDVIVSNPPYIVAGDRHLSEGDLRFEPQDALTDHADGLSALRIIVDGAPAYLKDGGWLLMEHGYDQAPAVRELLHAQSFDQIQSWQDLAGIDRVSGGRWRLPG comes from the coding sequence ATGACAGGTACTTCCAACACGTCGGCGGCAATCATCGAAGCCGGCAGCAGCATTGCAACGGTATTGAAGCAATCGCCGCTGCCTCCGCTGGAAAGCCGTATCCTGTTGATGCACGCGTTGCAGCTGACGCGCATACAGCTGATCACCCGGGACGAACGCTGCATCGATACCGAACAGGCGCAACAGCTATCCGACCTGTTCCGACGGCGCCAGCTGGGCGAACCGATTGCCTACCTCGTCGGCCACCGCGAGTTCTATGGCCTGCAACTGGAAGTCACACCCGACGTGCTGATCCCTCGTCCCGAAACCGAATTGCTGGTTGATCTGGCGCTGCAACAGCTGCCAGCCGACGCCGATGCTCCTCTGCGCGTTCTGGATCTCGGCACCGGTTCCGGCGCCATCGCGATTGCCATCGCCCACAGCCGGCCAGGCCTTCAGGTGACGGCGTTGGACGTCAGCGCTGCATCGCTGGCAGTAGCGCAACGCAACGCAGCACGACATCTGGCGCGAGGCATGTCGCCACTGGAACTGCTGCAAAGCGATTGGTATGCAGCACTGGGACAGCACCGCTTCGATGTCATCGTTTCCAATCCGCCGTATATCGTTGCCGGCGACCGTCATCTGAGCGAGGGCGACTTGCGTTTTGAGCCGCAGGATGCGCTGACCGACCATGCCGACGGCTTGAGTGCGCTACGCATTATCGTTGACGGCGCGCCCGCTTACTTGAAAGACGGCGGCTGGCTATTGATGGAACATGGCTATGACCAGGCGCCGGCAGTACGCGAACTGTTGCATGCGCAATCCTTCGACCAGATACAGAGCTGGCAAGACCTGGCCGGGATCGACCGTGTCAGCGGCGGCAGATGGCGATTGCCCGGTTAG
- the aqpZ gene encoding aquaporin Z gives MHLSKRLGAEALGTFWLVLGGCGSAVLAAAFPGLGIGFHGVALAFGLTVLTMAFAIGHISGCHLNPAVTIGLATAGRFPKSEILPYWVAQVIGGIIAAGILYLIATGKPGAEIGGFAANGYGEHSPGLYSMNAALISEVVMTFMFLIVILGATDKRAPAGFAPIAIGLCLTLIHLISIPVTNTSVNPARSTSQALFVGGWALQQLWLFWVAPLVGALIAGIVYPAIWGEKD, from the coding sequence ATGCATCTTTCTAAGCGTCTGGGAGCGGAAGCTCTAGGTACATTCTGGCTGGTTCTCGGCGGCTGCGGCAGCGCGGTCCTGGCGGCGGCATTCCCCGGATTGGGAATTGGCTTCCATGGCGTGGCGCTGGCTTTCGGCCTGACCGTGTTGACGATGGCCTTTGCCATCGGCCATATTTCCGGTTGCCACCTGAACCCCGCCGTGACAATCGGACTGGCTACCGCCGGACGTTTTCCCAAGAGTGAAATCCTGCCCTACTGGGTTGCGCAAGTTATCGGCGGCATCATTGCAGCCGGCATCCTGTATCTGATCGCTACCGGCAAGCCCGGTGCGGAGATCGGCGGTTTTGCCGCCAATGGCTACGGTGAGCATTCGCCCGGACTGTATTCGATGAACGCGGCGCTGATCTCGGAAGTGGTCATGACTTTCATGTTCCTGATCGTGATTCTGGGAGCGACCGACAAGCGTGCTCCGGCCGGCTTTGCACCGATTGCAATCGGTCTGTGCCTGACCCTGATCCATCTGATCAGCATCCCCGTCACCAATACGTCCGTCAATCCTGCTCGCAGCACCAGCCAGGCCCTGTTTGTCGGCGGTTGGGCCTTGCAGCAGCTGTGGCTGTTCTGGGTTGCGCCGCTGGTTGGCGCTCTGATTGCCGGGATTGTATATCCGGCGATCTGGGGTGAGAAAGACTGA
- the minE gene encoding cell division topological specificity factor MinE, with protein MALLSFLFNSKPKTASAAKERLQIIIARERNGRSGHDFLPALHKELIEVISKYTKVNADDIKISLDRQGNLEVLDVNVVLPDA; from the coding sequence ATGGCATTGCTCTCGTTCTTATTCAACAGCAAGCCGAAGACGGCATCGGCCGCCAAGGAGCGACTGCAGATCATCATCGCCCGCGAGCGCAACGGACGCAGCGGTCATGACTTCCTGCCGGCGCTGCACAAGGAGCTGATCGAGGTGATTTCCAAATACACCAAGGTAAATGCCGACGACATCAAGATTTCTCTGGACCGCCAGGGCAATCTGGAAGTGCTCGATGTCAACGTTGTGTTGCCAGACGCATAA
- a CDS encoding FecR domain-containing protein has protein sequence MRSTLKKIGFLLFCFAGSTQLFAAAPALDPGSLQVGAATITYRAQLGDTLGVIAEQLTSNKNNWVQLAKLNNIHNDRTIPVGTAIIIPVALLPDDPSSAQVAAMSGTVNATAADGRTIDISIGTTLTEGTVINTGSNSFLTLALPDQSHIALPSNSQVKLTKLRTARYTNSPRTEITLQKGRVESRVSPLDKNKGRFEVHSPLAVAGVRGTNFRVDLVGDRVMTEVLSGGVAVAKTNKPVTLTLHAGQGNVTSIKGVGKAVALLPAPKLSGYPELQERPTVRFSVIPVGGAHGYRAQITTDADARNIISETESNTSDLKIDGLQDGNYFVRIAALDDFGLQGVPQTTAFKLKARPEPPFNVEPKNKSRSENVLFGWTEATNAKAYHLQVARDAAFRDLVVDEPALTATQFTAGKLALGNYFWRVATIVEQADGDDQGPYGDPQGFALLPALQIPKIADAIDGDLSFSWPSEPQQKFVVEIGRDAGFSALLLTQETATPEITVPRPATGTYYIRVKAIDSDGYVGPFSAPQKVYVGSRWVSGDGSPLLNLGGSTPAGY, from the coding sequence ATGCGCAGCACACTCAAAAAAATAGGTTTCCTGCTGTTTTGCTTCGCAGGTTCTACACAGCTTTTTGCAGCTGCACCCGCACTCGACCCTGGCTCGCTGCAGGTCGGTGCGGCCACCATTACCTACCGGGCCCAGCTTGGCGATACCTTGGGCGTCATCGCCGAGCAGTTGACCTCGAACAAGAACAACTGGGTACAGCTGGCAAAACTCAACAACATCCACAATGACCGGACCATTCCGGTCGGCACCGCCATCATTATTCCGGTGGCGCTACTGCCGGATGATCCGAGCAGCGCCCAGGTCGCCGCCATGTCCGGTACCGTCAACGCTACTGCGGCCGACGGCCGCACGATTGATATCAGCATCGGTACCACGCTGACTGAGGGCACCGTCATCAATACCGGCAGCAATAGCTTCCTGACGCTGGCCCTGCCCGATCAATCGCATATCGCCTTGCCGTCCAACAGCCAGGTCAAGCTGACGAAACTCCGCACCGCGCGCTATACGAATAGCCCGCGTACTGAAATCACGTTGCAGAAGGGACGGGTCGAATCCAGGGTTTCGCCGCTGGACAAGAACAAAGGCCGCTTTGAGGTACATTCGCCGCTCGCCGTCGCTGGTGTGCGCGGCACCAATTTCCGGGTTGACCTGGTCGGCGATCGCGTCATGACGGAAGTGTTGAGCGGCGGCGTGGCTGTCGCCAAGACCAACAAGCCGGTAACGCTAACGCTCCACGCTGGTCAGGGCAACGTCACCAGCATCAAAGGCGTCGGCAAAGCCGTCGCCTTGCTGCCGGCGCCCAAGCTCTCAGGCTACCCTGAACTGCAAGAGCGGCCCACAGTACGCTTCTCCGTTATCCCAGTCGGCGGAGCGCACGGCTATCGGGCGCAAATCACCACGGATGCAGACGCCCGCAATATCATCAGCGAAACGGAATCGAATACCAGCGACCTCAAGATTGATGGCCTGCAAGACGGCAACTATTTTGTGCGGATTGCCGCGCTTGACGATTTCGGATTGCAAGGCGTCCCGCAAACCACCGCGTTCAAATTGAAGGCGCGACCTGAACCACCGTTCAACGTTGAGCCCAAAAATAAATCGCGCAGTGAGAACGTTCTGTTCGGCTGGACCGAAGCCACCAATGCCAAGGCCTATCACCTGCAAGTTGCCAGAGACGCCGCCTTCCGCGATCTGGTGGTTGACGAGCCGGCGCTCACAGCGACGCAATTCACTGCCGGCAAGCTGGCGTTGGGAAATTATTTCTGGCGCGTAGCAACGATTGTGGAACAAGCCGATGGCGACGATCAGGGCCCCTATGGAGATCCGCAGGGCTTTGCCTTGCTGCCAGCCCTGCAAATCCCCAAGATTGCCGATGCAATCGACGGCGATCTATCGTTCAGTTGGCCGTCCGAGCCGCAGCAAAAATTCGTGGTTGAGATTGGCCGCGATGCCGGCTTTTCGGCGCTGCTGCTGACACAGGAAACAGCGACGCCGGAAATCACCGTGCCGCGCCCTGCCACTGGCACCTATTACATCCGCGTCAAGGCGATTGATTCCGACGGCTACGTCGGGCCGTTCTCGGCGCCGCAAAAAGTGTACGTAGGCAGCCGCTGGGTCAGCGGCGATGGTTCGCCGCTGCTCAATCTAGGCGGCAGCACCCCCGCAGGATATTAA
- a CDS encoding response regulator transcription factor gives MRIAVLDDDPSQTDLVCQVLTSSGHTCHPFQSGKEILNQLRRESYDMLVLDWQVPDLSGPEVLRWVRDKLPKTIPVLFITSRSGEDDIVEGLAAGADDYMIKPIRRSELVARVQALLRRAYPIQNSSEQIVFNDYLFETRSGRLTLAGKPIEITQKEFDLALLFFRNLGRPLSRAYILEAVWSRDVDIPSRTMDTHVSRVRSKLQLRPENGYRLAPVYSYGYRLEQLTG, from the coding sequence ATGAGAATTGCTGTCCTTGATGACGATCCCAGTCAAACCGATCTAGTTTGCCAGGTGCTCACATCCAGTGGGCATACCTGCCATCCATTTCAAAGTGGAAAAGAGATACTGAACCAGTTGCGTCGAGAGAGCTACGACATGCTGGTCCTTGATTGGCAAGTCCCAGACCTGAGCGGGCCCGAGGTGCTGCGCTGGGTCAGAGACAAACTGCCCAAGACGATCCCTGTCTTGTTCATCACCAGCCGCTCCGGCGAAGACGATATCGTTGAAGGCTTGGCCGCCGGTGCCGACGATTACATGATCAAACCGATCCGGCGCAGCGAGCTGGTTGCGCGCGTGCAAGCACTGTTGCGACGTGCCTATCCAATTCAGAATTCGAGTGAACAAATCGTCTTTAACGACTATCTGTTTGAAACCCGTTCCGGGCGCCTGACCTTAGCCGGTAAGCCGATTGAGATCACGCAGAAGGAATTTGACCTGGCGCTGTTGTTTTTCCGCAACCTAGGGCGCCCACTCTCACGTGCCTATATTCTCGAAGCAGTATGGTCGCGCGATGTGGACATCCCTTCCCGAACCATGGACACGCACGTTTCGCGGGTACGGAGTAAGTTACAATTGCGACCAGAAAATGGCTACCGACTCGCTCCTGTCTATAGCTATGGTTATCGATTAGAACAACTCACGGGATAA